The following proteins are co-located in the Anser cygnoides isolate HZ-2024a breed goose chromosome 2, Taihu_goose_T2T_genome, whole genome shotgun sequence genome:
- the DPH3 gene encoding diphthamide biosynthesis protein 3 isoform X3: protein MAVFHDEVEIEDFEYDAESGTYSYPCPCGDRFLITREDLENGEDVATCPSCSLILRVIYDQEQFMRDEVIAEPVTNKELIKC from the exons ATGGCGGTGTTCCACGACGAGGTGGAGATCGAGGATTTTGAGTACGACGCGGAGAGCGGCACGTACAGCTACCCCTGCCCCTGCGGGGACCGCTTCCTCATCACACGG GAGGACCTGGAGAACGGCGAGGATGTGGccacctgccccagctgctccctcaTCCTGCGTGTCATCTACGACCAG GAACAGTTCATGCGTGATGAAGTCATTGCAGAACCTGTGACAAACAAGGAACTGATTAAGTGCTGA